The genomic stretch aATTCCCAggattagctgggcatggtggcatacgcctttaatcccagcactcgggagacagaggcaggcggatcgctgtgagtccaggacagccaggacagttacacagagaaactctgtctcaaaaaccaaaaccaaaccaaaaccaaaacaaaacaaacaaaaataaaaacaagtaattcccaGGATTTACTGATTAGCTTTAAATGGAAAATGGTAACTTTCCAGAGACCTGAGCTGGTATGGTGATGTTCACTCATAAGAGTGGCGGAGGTACATATACccaatgagctccaggctagcctggtctacatagcaggttcctggccagccatagtaagcctgtctcaaaatactaaaACAGCAAAACCAGTACATAAACATGGCAAGGCCACTTCTGTATGTGGCAAAGCTACCACCACCTCCTACGCCAGCAGTGGTGTTCATGCCTTGATCTTAGTCAAGTCTGAGGAAACAGGAGCCAATGTGACAGAACAGGCAGCCGAGCTTGTCACATATCGCACATAGGGATTTAAAGTGAAGTGCCACACACACTAAGACACAGGGTACTGAGCAATGAGAcaaattacttttttgttttccttctttcagagtttctctgtgtaggctgtcctggaactcactctgtagacaaggttggcctggaactcacagatctacccgcctgcctttgccctccaagtgctgggataaatgtACATGCTACTGCTCCTGACTTCTTAAAAGATTAATTACTTTTAAGATTTAATAGTACAGTAGGTAAACTTTGAAGATGAGCTAAGAATTAGTATTAATGTTATATTtcctaattgttttttttaaggttttaacatgtatatttgtgtgtgcatgggtatacAGGTGTACAAGTGTCACAGTGCACGTATGGAGGTCACAGGTCAACCGGTAGTAGTCAGTTCTTTCCCCCACTGTTGTGGCATCCAGTTCTTCAGGGCTGGGAGCAAGCATTGCTTTGTGCAGAAACATATCAAGAGCCCGGATTTTATTAGTTGTTTAGACAACCCATTACATAGGGAAATAATTTGTTCAAGGGAAGTATGTTGTGAGATTGTAATACAGAGGTGAAAGAGAATTGTATTTCTATCTTTCCCTCAGGTGGTTAGGAAAAAGGATGTTAGGTAAATGGGGAAAAATGTCAATGTGAGTCTAGATACTGAGTTCTGCAAGTTTACACTTCCATATATAGAAaggtaagaagaaaagaaagataatacCTCTCAAGAGATTATATTATAAAGAAAACTATAGTTTTCAGACCTATCCGAGCAACCGGGTCTGGCCACAGAGCAAGGCTTCTCCTTCTCCGACAATGCCTGCTGCTGTGTACTGTTAAAACTGGTCTAAGTGTGAGTGGCTTGAGCTACCACAGGCCAGCTCATGAATatactgtttttgtcttttcttctcctcagctgAAAATGTAGCCAAAAAATGGCAAGTGAGTAGAGAGGCCCAGGACAAGGTTGCAGTTCTGTCCCAGAACAGGACAGAGCATGCGCAGAAAGCTGGCCACTTTGACAAGGAGATTGTGCCAGTGCTGGTGTCCTCCAGAAAAGGTGAGTATTGGGATCACACACCAGGAAGCTGTTTGTAGGCACGAATGACACTGCAAGGGTGATGTGTAGGGCGGTTTGTGAATGTTGGACTTTACAGGAAGTAAAGGTGTGGGCATTACACATCTGAACGCGGGAGGGCAGGTGGGGATGCTGTGTGTTTTCAGCCACAGTCTTGTCTTGCTGTGAAGCCTGGACGGCCTCACGCTCCCTGTGTGGACCGGGCTGGCCTCCAGGTGGTGGGTGACCATCCTGCTtctacctgctgagtgctggcatcgcaggtgtgcaccaccacacctggctgtaaaaTACTGTCTACAGGGGGTATGGTCACATGGAAACCATCCTCTTCAGACTGTTCACAGGTGCAGTGTGCATCCCGGTGGTGTCATGAGAAGTAGAGTGTCATCTGTGGTACTCAGAAGACACACCTCTCCTGTGCAGTCTAAATAAAGCCTCTCCAGTTGCTCCCGTGTGTGTGACTTGCAGATGACACATCTTGTTAGCTTCCACTCCATGATCTAAAGAGGACCCTGCAGACAGCGCCCTTAGCAGTAACTGCCATTTGTGCCCAGGTGGTGGAAGGTGGATTGCTCTACACCTCACCCGCTCAGATGCAACCAGCTGAACGTAGTGACCAAACCTACATCCATACAATACGCATAACTGCTGTCCTCAGAGAGGGCTGTGGGTTTGAACACAGGGAGAGTGTCTTCACAGTGAGTTCTTATGGGGTAGATGCAGGGAGCCAGTCATTTCCTACTGGGATGGAAGTGGGTAAACGGAACAGTCCTTTCTCTCAAATGTGAACCCTCTTGTTTCTGAGAAGCCTCAGTCCCAGCGTTCTGCCTTCTCTGTGCTCACCCCAAGTCACCGGATTTATTCTTTGTAGGTCTCACTGAAGTGAAAGTGGACGAGTTTCCTCGTCATGGGAGCAACATTGAAGCCATGGGCAAGCTAAAACCTTACTTTCTTACTGATGGGACGGGGACAGTCACGTCTGCTAATGCAACAGGTTTGATTTCTGAAACGCACTTGGGGAAGTGCCAACTGTGGTGAGGTCTACCAAGTGAATATGTCTTTACACAGAATGATTCCTAAAGCTGAGTTTAAGGGAACGCTTATCCTTTCTATATTGTTCTTCAGTTTATACTGACGTGATTTGCTTTCTTGACATCTATACAGGATATCAAGTGAACAGAGTAAAATTAAGAATTCCAGGGtagggctgggcatagtggcgcacctttcatcccagcactgaggaggcagaggcaggtggacctcttttagtttgaggccagcctggtctacaaagggagtccaggacagccaaggctacatagagaaaccctctcttgaaaaatcaaaccaaaccaaaccaaaccaaaaaaaaaaaaaaaagctccagaGTAGGGGCAGgggactcagtagttaagagcactctctgctcttccagaggtcttgagttcaattcccagataccacatggtggctcacaaccatctacactgggatctgatgccctcttctggcatgcaggtgtatatgcttATTGAGTGctcatacataaagtaaataaaatctttaaaaaacaaaaccccaaaatactCCATAATagcagagcatggtggtacacacctttatgtttttcttaaaaaaattatgtattatgtatacagtgctctgcctacatatgtgcctacaagaagagggcaccagatcccattacagatggttgtgagccactatgtggttgctgggaattgaagtcaggacctttgcaagagcagccagtgctcttaacctctgagccatctcttcaaccctgtcttttgtttttaaaaatattatgtatacagtgttctgtctgcatgtatgggcatgccagaagtgggcaccagatctcattatagatggttgtgagccaccatgtggtttctgggaactgaactcagtacctctggaatgcagctagtgttcttaacctctgagccattgctccagcccccaggtggtgcatacctttaatcccagcacttgggaggcagaagcaggtagctcTTTGAATTCGCTGCCATCTTGGTTttcaaagtaagttccaggatagccagggctgttagagATATCCTGTCAAGATGCCCAcccaccccaaacaaaacaaaaaccacacacctttactcctgCATTCaggtggcaaaggcaggtggatttctgtggtTTCAAGGTCATTCTGGTCTCAGAGAAATTtggctagccagggctgcagagtgtTAGtctcaaaataaaccaaaacctcCAATGTTCATTCATTTCATACTTTTCCCATCCCAGGAAATCCCAGTACCCATGATCACAGTAAGGCCTaggattgtttgttttctttcatccttGGCCTCCTCAGCTCCCAAAACTATTGGGGGGACTCTCATAATGTATGGTCTAGACATGACCATATCTAAGCACACTGTGTAGTCTGATGAATCACAGCAAATGGCTTTGCCAAGATGTCAGCAGCTTAATGTTTCAGGAGGAAAAGAGGTGGTCCCGGGTCTGCATCTGCAATCAAGGAGCACTGTAGAAACCAGGTCCCTTGTTTACAGGAATGAACGATGGTGCCGCTGCCGTGGTTCTTATGAAGAAGACAGAAGCCGAGAGTCGAATGCTGAGACCTTTAGCACGAATAGTCTCCTGGTCACAAGCTGGTGTGGAGCCTTCCGTTATGGGAGTTGGACCAATTCCAGCCATAAAGCAAGCTGTGAGtgtctttaaatgtgtgtgttggtgggcacatgtgtgccaggGTTTGAGGAAGCCTAGACTTTCAAACTCATGTAGttggaggatggccttgaactcctgctcctctACCCAGTACCTTCCCAAATGCTGTTACAGGTATGGCCACTGGTGACCCCAACCTTAAAACGTTTAGCTTCTGTGTGAATGTAGAGTGTTGCTTTGTactgagttattttgttttgggttttggacacagggtttctgtctagcccaggctggtctcaaactcagagatccacctgcctctgcctcccaagtgctgggactagaggcttgtgccaccatgcctggttttttgttttctagacagggtttctttgtgtagccttggctgtcctggaattcactctgtagaccagtctagcctagaattcagagatccacttgcctgagtgctgggattaaaggtgtgtaactACTTTACTTTACTGAGCACTTTAAACccctcctgtttctctttccaGTCTGGAATGTGAGGGTGTGCCAATTTTACTGAGTTTGCTACCAGGTTTCATTACCTGCCTACCCCAACCTCTCCAGTACAGGGATGGCAAGCACACATCTCCACCCCTTGCAAAGCACTTGACCTGAAATCACTTTGCTACctcaaggtttttaaaaatagtagattcagggctggggagatggctaagaggttaagagcattgtttgctcttccagaggtctggaatttaattcccagcaaccacatggtagctcacaactatatCTGGTGTCCTCTTAtggcatgaaggcagaacactatatgtaACAGATAAAtcctaaaacaaaaagaactatacTACGTATACGAACAGAATTTGTACTTTGTACCTTACAGGTATTTCAGACTACATGCTTTTGGTTTTGAGGCTGGGCCTTGCTCTGCAgcccaacctggcctcaaacttacttgTCCCATCTCAGCCTCTTAAATGCTGAGATAACAAGTAGCCACTGCAGCTGTACACTGCAGCACCTAAGAGAGTCCAGTCTGTCACAGTGCTCTTCTGGGAATACCATGACAGCTGAGCTTAGTCTATTCAACCTTGTATCTTAGGCAGGGGCCACTATGGCACACCTAACTTTACAGTAGTCTGAGCTCCATACATGTTACCAATCACTAATAGTTCATCTTTCTATAGGTTACAAAGGCAGGCTGGTCCCTAGGGGATGTCGATGCGTTTGAAATCAATGAAGCCTACGCAGCTCTCTCTGTTGCAATAGCTAAAGAACTTGGACTCAACCCCGAGAAGGTAAACACCAAGCTGTCTTGTTTGCCAGTGAACTTGCATAATCCTCAAAGCtgtaaaaaacaacaaatggGTTACTTTCCCAGCATTGGTCACCTTGGCAAGACATGAGCAAATAGTAGTTAAGTTTCAGGTGACTTTTGTTGCTTGTCACTGAGTATGTTAGTTCACACACCAGAATGCATGGAACATTCGAGAAACCAGAGaggacagcaggacagcaggTGTCACATGGGCATCATTTACTCCCAAGCTTTGCCGTGGAAGCAGCTAAGTTTGAAAGGCTGGTTCACTAGAATAACACCGAGAGGAGACATAAAACTAGGGTATTAGCCTGTGTCCACAGAGACTGACTTCAAGCTCTTCTTCCCTGTAGGTCAACATGGATGGAGGAGCCATTGCCTTGGGCCATCCTCTGGGAGCGTCTGGCTGTAGGATTCTAGTGACCTTGTTACACACTCTGGAGAGAGTGGGTGGGAGCCGTGGGGTTGCAGCCCTGTGCattgggggtgggatgggaaTAGCAATGTGTGTTCAGAGAGGATGATCTGCTGGACGGCCACCACCCTTGATCGGTTCTTGCTAAATCAGTGAAACACTAAATAGAATGTGAAATCAGAGGACCAAAGTGAGGACAAGACAGGTGGACAGATTGCTGTACTTTAATGTGAGATACCCAAGGCTAAGACACTGCACCTGacacttataaataaaaatccaatCAGTCATCAAGGGCTCCAGAGTGAACGGCATTTTCGTAACCTCCATGTTTATCGTCTTTGCTTTCTGGGTGTAATTTTATCAGATCATCAATTCGAAGAATGGTGATTGCAGCTTCTGTTGCAAACTTCAGGCTCTTCACTTTGACTATGGTTGGTTCAAACACGCCTGCTTGCTTGTTGTCTCGTGGTTTTCCGTTGATCAAATCAAGACCAATCCTGAAATGGTGGAAATCTGATTAAATGACCTTCTAAGCTCAGATGTGATGTGGTATTCCAGCTATTCTAGACCAAAAGACCAgttcttagctgggtgtggtgatgcacccctttaaccccagcacttgagagtgaAAGAACCAGCcccccccttaaggacccccattaaggctaaagcatgtaaatttctggagggtccagcttgactcaaaggcagctagtttgtgttacagcttgtgtttaaaaatttCCACCAACCCAAAATTGTAGTTACCCGTCCCTAACTAAAAAAGTCCCAGTGCTAGTCTATTAACCAATCAAGTTTCTCTGCTAAGTTCTGCTTTTGTAAAGGGTATAAAAAGCCCATGCTTTTGCTCCTTGGGATCTCCAGCTCAAAAGAGCTTAACTGACCCCGTTGTatcggctcaataaattcctatgtaTTTGCATcgacaagagactctgtctctcatTGGCGACTCCAAGAATAGACTAAAGATTTCCCTCCGGAGATCTGAGTcttgcaggaggcagaggcaggcagatcactgtgagttcgaggccaacctggtctacaaagcaagtccaggacagccagagctacacagagaaactctgtcttgaagaaccaaaaaccaaaaccaaacaaaaaaccaacccctcccccccaaaaaaaactaaaCCCCAGAAACAAAAGACTGTGAGTTCTAACAAGCACACCTCTGGGACCGAAATAGGCAGTAATGTAGCAGACACATCATCTGCCAAACATTTAGCTGCACCCTGTTATTATGTTCAGCCAAGCTGTGTGTACAGGTTGGCCTAGTGATAGCACAGCTGTTTGGGTTGGTTTAAGTATGCTTTATGATATCGGCATTAAGGACTAGATTGTGTAATGACACACTACTCTGAAATTATATTCACTGTAAGCTGAAGGGACTGACTGAAGTGAGTAAGCGTACCCTAAGACCATCTGCTTGTACTACCCAGGGAGTCAGAACAGGATCCAGAGTTGACACTTAGGACACAATAGCACTAAATAAAATTCAGAGGCCACtgtcacacagacacaacacTAATACCTGTAATGTTTTATTGACAAGTCCCTTCAAATATTTCCCAAGGTGCAGGGAGAGAAAAGGCTGCTGTGATGAACTTAAAACAGACCCATGAGAATGGATAATGGAACACTAGGAAATCATATACTCACCACTTTAGATTTTTACGTTCTGGGTTAACTTGAGCCTCATTGTGGAAAGCTCTTAACTTGGCAACCAGGTCGGTGGAGTCTTGAGCAGCATTCACTGCCAGTGTATTAGGAA from Acomys russatus chromosome 21, mAcoRus1.1, whole genome shotgun sequence encodes the following:
- the LOC127205379 gene encoding acetyl-CoA acetyltransferase, cytosolic-like produces the protein MSADSDPVVIVSAVRTAIGSFNGALSTVPAHDLGTTVIKEVLQRAKVAPEEVSEVIFGHVLTAGCGQNPTRQASVGAGIPYSVPAWSCQMICGSGLKAVCLAAQAIATGDSSIVVAGGMENMSKAPHLAHLRTGVKMGEVPLADSILCDGLTDAFHNYHMGITAENVAKKWQVSREAQDKVAVLSQNRTEHAQKAGHFDKEIVPVLVSSRKGLTEVKVDEFPRHGSNIEAMGKLKPYFLTDGTGTVTSANATGMNDGAAAVVLMKKTEAESRMLRPLARIVSWSQAGVEPSVMGVGPIPAIKQAVTKAGWSLGDVDAFEINEAYAALSVAIAKELGLNPEKVNMDGGAIALGHPLGASGCRILVTLLHTLERVGGSRGVAALCIGGGMGIAMCVQRG